The following are encoded in a window of Paenibacillus polymyxa genomic DNA:
- a CDS encoding YeiH family protein: protein MNSHTQYTKLFSNRGRLFQRIFGIILTMLFALTGYGLNELPGFHYVGPLACAMFLAILYRQLWGYPEAVRSGVEFSAKKILRGAIVLFGLKLNMDVVIHHGLGLLLRDVGTVVFSIFFTVWLAKRFKADASLSLLLGIGTGVCGAAAIAAVSPLLKSKDEDTAIGVGLIALVGTVFAILFTVLRPWLPLTDMQYGIWSGISLHEIAHVALAAAPAGQDALAMGLLAKLGRVFLLIPLSFVLMVWMKRTGKIRTDAKVEFPWFLIGFMATSIVGSYVFGKYIVVPSSLTNGISQVTTFMLTMAMVGMGLNVSFKALREKAMLPLLVLSVTSIILIGLTFLTV from the coding sequence ATGAACAGTCATACACAATACACCAAATTATTTTCGAACAGAGGGCGATTATTCCAGCGTATATTTGGCATTATCCTCACGATGTTATTTGCTTTGACAGGCTACGGCCTGAACGAATTGCCAGGTTTTCATTATGTAGGTCCATTGGCCTGTGCTATGTTTCTCGCTATTCTGTACCGACAGTTGTGGGGATACCCTGAAGCTGTGCGCTCGGGGGTTGAGTTTTCAGCAAAGAAAATACTACGTGGAGCGATTGTGTTATTTGGGCTGAAGCTGAACATGGATGTTGTCATTCATCATGGGTTGGGTTTACTTTTGCGTGATGTGGGCACCGTTGTATTTTCCATCTTTTTTACGGTTTGGCTGGCAAAACGTTTCAAGGCAGATGCTTCGCTTTCGCTTCTTCTTGGTATTGGAACAGGAGTTTGCGGTGCAGCAGCGATTGCAGCGGTTTCTCCCTTGTTAAAATCCAAAGATGAGGATACAGCCATAGGAGTAGGACTCATTGCCTTGGTTGGAACGGTATTTGCCATTTTGTTTACTGTGCTTCGGCCCTGGCTTCCTTTGACGGATATGCAATATGGAATCTGGTCGGGCATCAGTTTACATGAAATTGCACATGTGGCCTTAGCTGCAGCGCCTGCCGGACAGGATGCTCTTGCAATGGGCTTATTAGCTAAACTGGGGCGTGTTTTCTTACTCATACCGCTCAGCTTTGTTTTAATGGTTTGGATGAAACGAACTGGAAAAATTCGTACAGACGCTAAAGTGGAGTTTCCCTGGTTCCTCATCGGCTTTATGGCTACAAGTATTGTGGGCAGCTATGTTTTTGGGAAATATATTGTAGTTCCATCTAGTCTGACGAACGGAATTTCTCAAGTTACCACCTTTATGTTAACAATGGCTATGGTAGGCATGGGGCTGAATGTGAGCTTTAAGGCTTTGCGGGAGAAAGCAATGCTTCCCTTACTGGTACTATCTGTTACCTCGATCATTCTTATAGGGTTAACATTTTTAACAGTGTGA